Genomic DNA from Manihot esculenta cultivar AM560-2 chromosome 15, M.esculenta_v8, whole genome shotgun sequence:
TTAGACCATTCAACAGTGAGTTAAGAGCATGTCCATCAGCATTGTGTGCAGATATTGCATAAATGCTTATCCGAGCATCAATCAGTTCTGTTGCTTTCCTAATTGATGCTGATTTCAGGTATTTTTCTACAATTGTCAGCATCAACAAGTTTGGAGTTGATATATCCAAACGGAGCATGTCTTTTGATGCACAATGAACTATTGAAAGTCTTTTGATCATTATGTCAACTTTGCTCACAAAATACCCATCAGGAATAAGACAGTATTCCAGGATCAGATCTTCTAGGACAGGACACCTGGATGTTATGTGCTCTATTGAGCCATCAAGAACTTCAAGGCGTTTCAGGTGTAGCCTCAGAAGAGAACTAAAAGTATTAAAGCTGGATGCTCTAAACTTGCAAAATGTTAAGACAAAGGTTTCCAACATTTTGGGTTTAAAAAAGCCATGAGGCAACTCATATGGTTGATGAGGATCGGCCCATCTTACTGCCAATCCTTTCTTATCTAAGAACTTCAAATATTCTCTATCACTGAAGTTCAGTTCTAGCTCCTTGATGTTGCTTCTCAGGGCATAGCAGACCCAGGTGTCAATCCTTTTGGTATATCCATCCTGGGGATCATAAAGGAAAGATAGCCTCAAGTTGTTGATGGTGTACCCTGAGTGTAAGAGGAGCATTCGGTCCACAAAATCTGCAAATTTCCTTCGTCCTGCACATGTTGCATTGTCCAGGCATAGACAAGAGCTAACTTGACTAGGAAATTTTCCACATAGGGGACAGCTTATATCTTTCTTTATAATATTTGTGATCATCTCAACTTCATCAAGCTTCAGGTTTGATATTTTTGTCCATAGATATTTCCACCTTTTCGATAGGAGGCTTACCTTGATCCACTCTTTTAAAGGCAAAAAAGAGAGAATGCAGAGTAAAATTGCTTCAGGGAGGTTGCTTATATAATCAATTCCCCCAGAGGGATTGTCTATGACCCTTTGCTTGCCATTACCGTTGCCCTTGTTGTTACTGCCACTACAACTGATACCACTCTCAATTTCCATTGGTTGGAGATGGAAATTGATGATAGTTTAAGGAGGAGCTGACAAGAGGGGGCAAATATATTAAACATATTGGAATTGGGAGAAACAAGAAATAAGTGCATTGGAAGATTAATCTGATGTGGGCTTTAGCATTTTTTGAACAGATAGAAGAAGAGTGAAAAA
This window encodes:
- the LOC110602355 gene encoding F-box/FBD/LRR-repeat protein At5g56420, giving the protein MEIESGISCSGSNNKGNGNGKQRVIDNPSGGIDYISNLPEAILLCILSFLPLKEWIKVSLLSKRWKYLWTKISNLKLDEVEMITNIIKKDISCPLCGKFPSQVSSCLCLDNATCAGRRKFADFVDRMLLLHSGYTINNLRLSFLYDPQDGYTKRIDTWVCYALRSNIKELELNFSDREYLKFLDKKGLAVRWADPHQPYELPHGFFKPKMLETFVLTFCKFRASSFNTFSSLLRLHLKRLEVLDGSIEHITSRCPVLEDLILEYCLIPDGYFVSKVDIMIKRLSIVHCASKDMLRLDISTPNLLMLTIVEKYLKSASIRKATELIDARISIYAISAHNADGHALNSLLNGYTYGVNIAAETAYSTPKTDALKAIYRYEFPSRTMYNIDEENWESQIRQFPCLKTSLKEITVTELMGRRNEVQLIMFFLKYAAVLEKVTFSLCGPNKYLSYSPDKVTSFRENLSQMFDFIRGSIQAEIKIDGESYPNVV